In a genomic window of Roseiflexus castenholzii DSM 13941:
- a CDS encoding glycosyltransferase family 4 protein, with protein MKILYIASGIPVPGTLGGSIHTFEVARGLARRGHVVDIVAASQPGVFEIASLARPVSSRLDYGRLHHVDIPKTLSLLAAPVIMRLARSLKPDVIMERYYNFAGAGILAARRLGIPSILEVNALIVDPPTVLKRRLDDMLGGPMRRWAVAQCRFADRIVTPLHTTVPPDIPRTRIVELPWGANVEHFSLDRRAASTAPMQPTVVFLGSFRAWHGVLDAVRAGGLLVEQGRVCRFLFIGDGPQRAIAERLSAHWGEQFTFTGAVPYDDVPSLLAQASVAVAPFNTAAHPALRAAGFFWSPLKVFEYMAAALPVVTINLPPLNQIVRHGIEGLLYPEGDTGALAAAIAYLLDHPDEARAMGARGRERVMMHFSWARHCEQLERVMREIVEERCPSHIV; from the coding sequence GTGAAGATTCTCTACATCGCAAGCGGCATTCCTGTTCCCGGCACGCTTGGCGGCTCAATCCATACGTTTGAAGTCGCGCGCGGGCTTGCGCGGCGCGGGCACGTGGTCGATATCGTCGCTGCATCTCAACCCGGCGTGTTCGAGATTGCATCGCTGGCGCGCCCGGTGTCGTCTCGTCTCGATTATGGGCGTCTGCACCACGTCGATATTCCCAAGACTCTGAGCCTTCTCGCCGCTCCGGTGATCATGCGATTAGCGCGATCCCTGAAACCTGATGTCATTATGGAGCGGTACTATAATTTCGCCGGAGCAGGCATCCTTGCCGCTCGACGCCTGGGCATCCCTTCGATCCTCGAAGTCAACGCGCTGATCGTCGATCCGCCGACAGTGCTGAAACGACGCCTCGATGATATGCTCGGCGGTCCCATGCGCCGCTGGGCAGTGGCGCAGTGCCGCTTCGCAGATCGGATTGTGACGCCATTGCACACAACCGTTCCGCCCGACATTCCGCGCACCAGGATTGTTGAGTTGCCATGGGGCGCCAATGTGGAACATTTCTCTCTTGACCGACGAGCCGCCAGTACTGCGCCGATGCAGCCAACCGTCGTGTTTCTCGGCTCATTCCGCGCCTGGCACGGCGTGCTCGATGCGGTGCGCGCCGGCGGACTGCTCGTGGAGCAAGGGCGCGTATGTCGTTTCCTGTTTATTGGCGATGGTCCGCAACGCGCTATCGCAGAACGATTGTCGGCGCACTGGGGCGAACAGTTCACTTTTACCGGCGCTGTACCATACGATGACGTCCCTTCGCTGCTGGCGCAGGCGTCGGTTGCGGTTGCGCCATTCAACACGGCAGCCCATCCTGCGCTCCGCGCTGCTGGATTCTTCTGGTCGCCGTTGAAAGTGTTCGAGTATATGGCTGCGGCGCTCCCGGTTGTGACGATCAACCTTCCACCGCTCAACCAGATCGTGCGCCACGGCATCGAGGGGTTGCTCTATCCCGAAGGTGATACCGGTGCACTGGCGGCAGCAATTGCCTACCTGCTCGACCACCCCGACGAAGCGCGCGCAATGGGCGCCCGCGGGCGCGAGCGCGTCATGATGCACTTCTCGTGGGCGCGGCACTGCGAGCAACTGGAACGTGTTATGAGAGAGATTGTGGAAGAGCGTTGCCCGTCGCACATCGTATAA
- the serS gene encoding serine--tRNA ligase, with protein MLDIRLIREQPDMVKAALGRAGVDPAQVDAVLAYDEQRRALLREVEKLKALRNAVSKEIGKMSDAGERDTKIAEMRAVGDRIAALDRELAAVEERQYAALMELRNLPHPAVPDGPDETYNVVIAQEGEPRAFDFAPKPHWELGEALDIIDFERGVKLSGSRFYVLKGLGARLQRALIQWMLDLHIQQGYHEVYTPFVVKEQCMWGARQLPKFRDNLYRDVEDDLWLVPTAEVPVTNLHRDEILEADQLPLRYCAYTPCFRREKMSAGRDVRGIKRGHQFDKVEMYMFVHPDTSYDELEKLRADAEATCRLLGLTFRTKELCTGDLGFAATRTYDIEVWAPGQGEWLEVSSCSNVEAFQARAANIRYRSAPGARPEYVHTLNGSGLGLPRTLIAIMENYQQADGSIIIPDVLRPYMGGAEVIRRS; from the coding sequence ATGCTGGACATTCGCCTGATACGTGAGCAACCCGACATGGTCAAAGCGGCGCTTGGGCGGGCAGGCGTCGATCCAGCACAGGTTGACGCTGTGCTGGCATACGACGAACAACGTCGCGCGCTGCTGCGCGAAGTGGAGAAACTGAAAGCCTTGCGCAATGCGGTCTCAAAAGAGATCGGCAAGATGAGCGACGCGGGCGAACGCGACACGAAAATCGCCGAAATGCGCGCCGTCGGCGACCGCATCGCCGCGCTGGACCGCGAACTCGCTGCGGTGGAAGAGCGGCAGTACGCTGCGCTAATGGAACTGCGCAACCTGCCGCATCCCGCAGTTCCCGACGGACCGGACGAGACCTACAACGTGGTGATTGCGCAGGAAGGTGAACCGCGCGCCTTCGATTTTGCGCCAAAGCCACACTGGGAACTCGGCGAAGCGCTCGACATCATCGATTTCGAGCGGGGCGTCAAACTCTCCGGCTCACGCTTCTACGTCCTCAAAGGGCTGGGAGCGCGCCTGCAACGCGCCCTGATCCAATGGATGCTCGATCTTCACATCCAACAGGGATACCACGAGGTCTATACACCGTTCGTGGTAAAAGAGCAATGCATGTGGGGCGCGCGCCAGTTGCCCAAGTTCCGTGACAACCTCTACCGCGACGTGGAGGACGACCTGTGGCTGGTGCCGACCGCCGAGGTGCCGGTCACCAATCTCCACCGCGACGAGATTCTCGAGGCGGATCAGTTGCCGCTCCGCTATTGCGCCTACACCCCCTGCTTCCGCCGCGAAAAGATGAGCGCCGGGCGCGATGTGCGCGGCATCAAGCGCGGGCACCAATTCGACAAAGTCGAGATGTACATGTTTGTCCACCCCGACACAAGCTACGACGAACTCGAGAAACTACGCGCCGACGCCGAAGCAACCTGTCGTCTGCTGGGATTGACCTTCCGCACCAAAGAACTCTGCACCGGCGACCTCGGATTTGCCGCCACGCGCACCTACGATATCGAGGTGTGGGCGCCGGGGCAGGGCGAATGGCTCGAAGTCAGCTCCTGCTCGAATGTCGAAGCCTTTCAGGCGCGGGCAGCGAACATTCGCTACCGTTCAGCGCCGGGGGCGCGTCCAGAGTATGTCCATACCCTGAACGGCTCAGGGTTGGGGCTGCCGCGCACGCTGATAGCCATTATGGAGAACTACCAGCAGGCTGATGGCAGCATCATCATTCCTGACGTTCTGCGTCCGTATATGGGGGGGGCTGAGGTTATTCGACGGTCATAA
- a CDS encoding cyclic-di-AMP receptor, which translates to MKLLIFVTDDSVADATVDALVEQGFRVTRLASTGGFLRKGRTTLLVGVEDAAVDRALDLVRRAAPGTLSITLDLERYERL; encoded by the coding sequence ATGAAGTTGCTGATCTTCGTGACCGATGATAGTGTCGCGGATGCGACAGTCGATGCGCTGGTCGAGCAGGGGTTTCGCGTAACCCGGCTGGCATCGACCGGCGGATTTCTTCGCAAAGGGAGAACGACGCTGCTGGTTGGCGTGGAAGACGCCGCTGTCGATCGCGCACTGGATCTGGTACGGCGTGCAGCGCCTGGAACGCTCTCGATCACCCTCGATCTCGAACGCTATGAGCGCCTGTGA
- a CDS encoding phytoene desaturase family protein, translating into MPQKYDYDAIIVGGGHNGLACAGYLQRAGLRTLVLERRPIVGGAVCTEEVIPGYRIDVGSSAHIMIHLTPVIRDLELERYGLEYCDMDPYAFYPIPDGSGAIALYRDVDKTCESIARVSPRDAEAYRRFLAFWRPINEAVFETFLNPPTVTGLFGSMIKAQLKTGRWGDTLETVRRLFTSYGQLIVEQFESEPMRAFMAWLGAQSGPPPDEIGSGDHFGWYAMMHLSGAKHPKGGSGMLTQAMARSLTASGGEVRLDAPVKRILVQNGRVQGVELQRGDRISAPLVVSNAHVVTTMLDLVGADHLPPGLAERVRNIRIGNGFGMTVRCAAEELPDYPGAPSGGKPHWSHHGLQMLCPSLQYLRNAFADYQRGLPSREPAVISMTFSAIDPTVAPKGKHTVFLWAQYFPYELADGRHWDDIREEVADSILDVLYRHAPNMRGKIIDRFIQSPLDIERRLGLLRGNVMHVEMSFDQMFFFRPLPELAQYRTPIRGLYLTGASTHPGGGVFAASGYNTARTVLRDLRRERMVWAGAALAAGSVGWWAARRRRSTAQV; encoded by the coding sequence ATGCCTCAAAAATACGACTACGATGCCATCATCGTTGGCGGCGGGCACAACGGGCTGGCATGTGCCGGGTACCTTCAGCGCGCCGGATTGCGCACCCTGGTGCTCGAACGTCGCCCGATCGTTGGCGGTGCGGTCTGCACCGAAGAGGTGATCCCCGGTTACCGGATCGATGTCGGGTCGTCGGCGCATATTATGATCCACCTGACCCCGGTGATCCGCGATCTTGAACTCGAACGGTATGGTCTCGAATACTGTGACATGGATCCGTATGCGTTCTATCCCATTCCTGACGGCTCTGGCGCAATTGCGCTCTACCGTGATGTCGATAAAACCTGCGAGTCGATCGCGCGTGTGTCGCCGCGCGATGCCGAAGCATACCGCCGCTTTCTCGCGTTCTGGCGTCCGATCAATGAGGCGGTGTTCGAGACGTTTCTCAACCCGCCGACGGTGACCGGGCTGTTCGGCAGCATGATCAAGGCGCAACTGAAAACCGGACGATGGGGCGATACGCTCGAAACGGTGCGTCGCCTGTTCACGTCCTATGGGCAACTGATCGTCGAGCAATTTGAAAGTGAACCGATGCGCGCATTTATGGCATGGCTCGGCGCGCAGTCTGGTCCGCCACCGGACGAAATTGGCTCTGGCGACCATTTTGGCTGGTATGCGATGATGCATCTCAGCGGTGCGAAGCATCCGAAGGGGGGGAGCGGCATGCTCACGCAGGCAATGGCGCGCTCCCTGACGGCATCTGGCGGCGAGGTGCGTCTCGATGCGCCGGTGAAGCGCATTCTGGTGCAGAACGGTCGGGTGCAGGGGGTCGAGTTGCAGCGCGGTGATCGCATCAGCGCGCCGCTGGTGGTATCGAATGCCCATGTGGTCACCACCATGCTCGATCTGGTCGGCGCCGATCATCTGCCGCCGGGGCTGGCGGAGCGGGTGCGGAACATTCGCATCGGCAATGGGTTTGGTATGACGGTGCGCTGTGCTGCCGAAGAACTGCCCGACTATCCGGGTGCGCCATCGGGCGGCAAGCCGCACTGGAGCCACCACGGGTTGCAGATGCTCTGCCCGTCGCTTCAGTACCTGCGCAACGCCTTCGCCGATTATCAACGCGGGTTGCCGTCGCGTGAGCCGGCGGTCATCAGTATGACCTTCTCCGCTATCGATCCAACCGTTGCGCCGAAGGGGAAGCATACGGTCTTTCTCTGGGCGCAGTACTTTCCCTACGAACTTGCCGATGGTCGCCACTGGGACGACATTCGCGAAGAGGTTGCCGACAGCATTCTTGACGTGCTCTACCGCCATGCGCCGAATATGCGCGGCAAGATTATCGACCGTTTCATTCAGTCGCCGCTCGATATTGAGCGACGTCTGGGGCTGTTGCGCGGGAATGTCATGCACGTCGAGATGTCGTTCGATCAGATGTTCTTTTTCCGTCCACTGCCGGAACTGGCGCAGTATCGCACGCCAATCCGCGGTTTGTATCTTACCGGCGCGAGCACCCACCCCGGCGGCGGCGTCTTTGCTGCGAGTGGCTACAATACCGCGCGCACGGTCCTTCGCGATCTCCGGCGCGAACGAATGGTGTGGGCTGGCGCCGCGCTTGCCGCCGGAAGCGTCGGTTGGTGGGCAGCGCGACGGCGGCGCTCGACGGCGCAGGTGTGA
- the fabF gene encoding beta-ketoacyl-ACP synthase II: protein MSVGQRVVITGLGAVTPCGNTVPLLWEALLAGRSGIGPITRFDASGFVIRIAGEVRGFALDPAVDAREARRMPLYVRYALNAVLEAVRDARLDMAREDPEQVGVVFGSGAGGLDLIFDNHDVLRERGPRRVSPTLIANMIPDSASGYIAIQLGAQGPNMAVVAACSTGGHNVGEAYELIRRGDAAVVIAGGSEAPIHPTIVASFSNMRGLAEDNLNPERACKPFDARRDGFILSEGAGALVLESLDHALARGAPIVAEIVGYGNSCDAGDMIAADDQGRGAARAMATALRKSGLPPEAVDYINAHGTGTPLNDLAETRAIKAVFGDHAYRVAISSTKSMLGHMMGAAGAVEALICALVIRDGRIPPTINLDEPDPDCDLDYVPNTARTAEVRAALSNSIGLGGHNSALIMRRFEG, encoded by the coding sequence ATGAGCGTCGGGCAGCGTGTGGTGATTACCGGTCTGGGCGCCGTGACGCCATGTGGGAACACGGTCCCGTTGTTGTGGGAAGCACTTCTTGCCGGTCGTAGCGGAATCGGTCCGATCACTCGCTTCGATGCCTCTGGTTTTGTCATTCGGATTGCCGGCGAGGTGCGCGGTTTTGCGCTCGATCCCGCTGTTGATGCGCGTGAAGCGCGCCGAATGCCGTTGTATGTGCGGTATGCGCTCAATGCTGTTCTCGAGGCAGTGCGCGACGCGCGTCTCGATATGGCGCGCGAAGACCCGGAACAGGTGGGAGTGGTCTTTGGCAGCGGCGCTGGCGGACTTGATCTGATCTTCGATAACCACGACGTTCTGCGCGAACGTGGTCCCCGGCGGGTCTCTCCAACCCTGATCGCCAATATGATTCCGGACTCGGCCAGCGGCTATATTGCGATCCAGTTGGGTGCGCAGGGTCCGAACATGGCGGTTGTGGCAGCGTGCTCTACCGGCGGGCACAATGTCGGTGAAGCGTATGAACTGATCCGCCGGGGTGATGCCGCTGTGGTGATCGCCGGCGGGAGTGAGGCGCCGATCCATCCAACGATTGTGGCGTCGTTCTCGAATATGCGTGGACTGGCGGAAGATAACCTCAACCCCGAACGCGCTTGTAAGCCGTTCGACGCTCGTCGCGACGGGTTTATTCTTTCGGAGGGTGCGGGAGCGCTGGTGCTGGAAAGCCTCGATCATGCGCTGGCGCGCGGCGCGCCGATTGTGGCGGAGATTGTCGGTTATGGCAATAGTTGCGATGCGGGCGATATGATCGCTGCCGATGATCAGGGGCGTGGCGCGGCGCGCGCGATGGCGACGGCGTTGCGCAAATCCGGTCTGCCGCCGGAGGCGGTGGACTATATTAATGCCCACGGCACCGGCACGCCGCTCAACGATCTTGCCGAAACGCGCGCGATCAAGGCGGTGTTCGGCGATCATGCGTATCGCGTGGCGATCAGTTCCACCAAATCGATGCTGGGCCATATGATGGGCGCGGCCGGCGCCGTCGAGGCGTTGATCTGTGCGCTTGTCATCCGCGATGGGCGCATCCCGCCAACGATCAACCTCGACGAGCCGGACCCCGACTGTGACCTGGATTATGTGCCGAATACCGCGCGCACGGCTGAGGTGCGCGCGGCGCTGTCGAACTCGATCGGGTTGGGCGGGCACAACTCAGCATTGATCATGCGGCGATTCGAAGGATGA
- the fabD gene encoding ACP S-malonyltransferase — translation MNTFDDMKKRIALVFPGQGSQYVGMGKELCEASPAARRVFEKADQVLGFELSRLCFEGPQEELDDTINAQPAILTVSVACLEALKERFGPFGYLGAPSLVAGHSLGEFTALVAAGVLDFEDALKLVRERGRLMKESGEQRPGGMAAVVGLDDKTLEEVVEEAQAEGVVSVANANSPGQTVISGEHRALQRAMELAKARGAKLVQRLQVSIAAHSPLMQSASTRFDELLDRFQLRPPQVPLIANISGRALTTVEELRNELSQQLTRPVQWTRSVQEMVSHGVDTIVEVGPRQVLSGLIKRITPHAKPVPLTDAEVARLVAQAESEKEGSGI, via the coding sequence TTGAATACCTTCGATGACATGAAAAAGCGCATTGCGCTGGTGTTTCCGGGGCAAGGTTCGCAATACGTCGGCATGGGCAAGGAGTTGTGCGAGGCGTCGCCAGCTGCGCGTCGGGTCTTTGAGAAGGCGGATCAGGTGCTTGGCTTCGAACTCTCCAGGCTGTGCTTCGAAGGTCCGCAGGAGGAACTCGACGATACAATCAATGCGCAGCCCGCGATTCTGACGGTGAGTGTTGCATGCCTCGAAGCGCTCAAGGAGCGTTTTGGTCCCTTCGGGTATCTGGGCGCGCCCTCCCTTGTCGCTGGTCATAGCCTGGGTGAGTTTACCGCGCTGGTCGCGGCTGGGGTGCTCGATTTCGAGGATGCGCTCAAACTGGTGCGCGAACGCGGGCGATTGATGAAGGAGAGCGGTGAGCAGCGCCCCGGCGGAATGGCAGCGGTCGTTGGTCTCGATGACAAGACCTTGGAAGAAGTCGTGGAAGAGGCGCAGGCGGAAGGGGTTGTCTCGGTCGCGAATGCAAACTCTCCGGGGCAGACGGTGATCTCCGGCGAACATCGCGCATTGCAGCGCGCGATGGAACTGGCAAAAGCACGCGGCGCAAAACTGGTGCAGCGTTTGCAGGTGAGCATTGCAGCGCATTCGCCGCTGATGCAGAGCGCCTCAACGCGGTTCGATGAATTGTTGGATCGGTTCCAATTGCGCCCGCCTCAGGTGCCGTTGATTGCCAACATCAGCGGGCGCGCGCTGACGACGGTCGAAGAACTGCGGAACGAACTCTCGCAGCAGTTGACGCGCCCGGTGCAGTGGACGCGCTCGGTGCAGGAGATGGTATCCCACGGTGTTGATACCATTGTTGAGGTCGGTCCGCGCCAGGTGTTGTCGGGATTGATCAAGCGCATCACGCCGCATGCCAAACCGGTGCCGCTGACCGATGCCGAGGTGGCGCGCCTGGTCGCGCAGGCGGAAAGTGAAAAAGAAGGCTCTGGCATCTGA
- a CDS encoding NUDIX hydrolase has translation MPAYTPILATLGYVMSPDGESVLMVHRNARPDDVHYGKYNGLGGKLDSHEDVVSGMKREIREEAGIEVEAMVLRGTLNWPGFGKNEEDWFAFVFRIDRWSGTPFTSNPEGDLEWVPVARLHDLNLWDSDRLWIDMVFARDNRTFFGVAPYKNGKMVSWSYVLL, from the coding sequence ATGCCTGCATACACACCTATTCTGGCCACACTCGGCTATGTGATGTCGCCTGACGGCGAATCGGTGCTGATGGTCCACCGCAACGCGCGCCCTGATGATGTGCACTACGGCAAGTACAATGGTCTGGGAGGCAAACTCGACTCGCACGAAGATGTGGTGAGCGGCATGAAACGCGAGATCCGCGAAGAAGCCGGCATCGAGGTAGAGGCGATGGTGCTACGCGGCACGCTCAACTGGCCCGGCTTCGGCAAAAATGAAGAGGACTGGTTTGCCTTCGTCTTTCGCATCGACCGCTGGAGCGGCACGCCATTCACCAGCAACCCGGAGGGCGACCTGGAATGGGTGCCGGTGGCGCGACTACACGACCTCAACCTGTGGGATAGCGACCGCCTCTGGATCGATATGGTCTTTGCGCGCGACAACCGGACTTTCTTCGGCGTCGCGCCTTACAAAAACGGCAAGATGGTCTCGTGGAGCTATGTGCTGCTCTGA
- a CDS encoding NUDIX domain-containing protein, whose amino-acid sequence MNQIIDSALALIYRMAHATRGALWRLTRPSLLGVRALAVRDDQVLLVRHRSGATPWGLPGGAVDPHERLEEAARREIYEESGVTAETQRVLGVYDAFNFNYVNYIVVFVFSAQGEPGPPHSIEIAEARFFPFYDLPNGVDPGSRRRIDEYLSGAAGISALW is encoded by the coding sequence ATGAATCAGATCATCGATAGCGCACTGGCGCTGATCTATCGCATGGCGCATGCCACGCGCGGCGCACTCTGGCGCCTTACCCGTCCATCGCTCCTTGGCGTGCGCGCTCTGGCAGTGCGCGACGATCAGGTGTTGCTGGTGCGTCATCGCAGCGGCGCAACCCCGTGGGGATTGCCCGGCGGCGCCGTCGATCCCCACGAACGGCTCGAAGAAGCTGCGCGCCGCGAGATCTACGAGGAATCCGGCGTAACGGCGGAGACTCAGCGCGTGCTCGGGGTCTATGACGCTTTCAATTTCAATTATGTCAATTATATTGTCGTCTTTGTCTTCAGTGCACAAGGTGAACCAGGACCGCCCCACTCGATTGAAATCGCCGAAGCACGTTTTTTTCCGTTTTATGATTTGCCCAATGGCGTTGACCCCGGATCGCGCCGGCGGATCGACGAATATCTGTCCGGCGCTGCGGGCATCTCGGCATTGTGGTAG
- a CDS encoding SH3 domain-containing protein yields MTRIEEKVQRGFDLMRRAGEDSDLLGAALLAFHSALSDYLDAELRRSPLLSDVERQAIDEGTMTWPMRATLAQRAGLLTEKQRDRVLEINRVRTGFAHGEGFAGSARSVAAYGEFVAGLCGLTSSAATRDTAAHRVPTGAHRAATGPTATAAARPSATTASGLRARAEERKARRTAPIPESGSFRVALAAIAVLLLITLAVVGLQQLTPSTPSIAGAPPTTFSATIAPPPTNTPTPQKARIINLPPGAPGWLRTTPSFRAPTQPIPLSEGLEVTLLERDPVDAEGTRWRFVSVGGYDGWCPEHNLKIGNG; encoded by the coding sequence GTGACACGTATCGAAGAAAAAGTGCAACGTGGCTTTGACCTCATGCGGCGCGCAGGCGAGGACAGCGATCTGCTTGGCGCAGCGCTGCTGGCGTTTCACAGCGCCCTATCGGACTATCTGGACGCCGAATTGCGCCGCAGTCCACTGTTGAGCGACGTGGAGCGGCAGGCAATCGACGAAGGAACCATGACCTGGCCCATGCGCGCAACGTTGGCGCAACGCGCCGGACTGCTCACCGAAAAGCAACGTGATCGCGTTCTCGAGATCAACCGGGTACGCACCGGCTTCGCACACGGTGAAGGCTTTGCCGGCAGTGCGCGCAGCGTTGCCGCCTACGGCGAATTTGTCGCCGGACTCTGTGGTCTGACGTCGTCTGCCGCCACACGCGACACTGCCGCCCATCGCGTGCCAACCGGCGCCCATCGCGCGGCGACCGGTCCGACGGCAACCGCTGCTGCACGACCATCGGCGACGACGGCATCCGGGTTGCGCGCGCGCGCCGAGGAGCGGAAGGCGCGCCGCACCGCACCGATCCCGGAAAGTGGTTCGTTTCGGGTGGCGCTGGCGGCCATTGCCGTACTCCTGCTGATCACGCTGGCTGTTGTCGGACTACAACAACTGACGCCCTCGACTCCTTCGATTGCCGGAGCGCCGCCAACGACGTTTTCAGCAACAATTGCACCGCCGCCCACCAACACCCCAACGCCCCAGAAAGCGCGGATCATCAACCTGCCGCCCGGCGCGCCGGGATGGCTGCGCACAACACCGAGTTTTCGCGCGCCAACCCAACCGATCCCGCTCAGTGAAGGGCTGGAAGTAACGTTACTCGAGCGTGATCCGGTCGACGCAGAGGGCACGCGCTGGCGCTTCGTGAGCGTTGGAGGATACGATGGCTGGTGCCCGGAACACAACCTGAAGATAGGAAATGGATGA
- a CDS encoding glycosyltransferase family 4 protein gives MHILLPTDVFPPGCGGAGWSAHALALALITRGHTVTAIVPREGDRGLVTGETRGVPTVSFGYRAPRIPFVRNYARNERLWPRLARVMVEASATHTSHHPAMIIHAQHVQVAPAAVMAGQRLGAPVVISVRDHWPWDYFATGLHGDRIPHPRQTWASLAADLPARLGPLRGAAALPAIPYMLAHLARRRAVLRQADAVIAGSRYIAGRLVDLVEPQRLHIIPNIVDLAAIDAVIATPSHLVAPDERFVLYVGKLERNKGAHLLGEIVRQTGAALHRYTLVIAGSGPLRTELEQTVRAVGMRARFLDWIDHDEVLRLMARCDLLLFPSAWGEPLSRVLLEACACGAPILAMPTGGTPDIILDGESGALAATVPGFARRLTELLERPVERQALGAGARRLAARRFAPDIVAGQVERLYQSLVAPKQYAAQ, from the coding sequence ATGCACATCCTGCTTCCAACCGACGTTTTCCCCCCCGGCTGCGGCGGTGCAGGCTGGAGCGCACACGCGCTGGCGCTGGCGTTGATCACGCGCGGTCACACCGTGACTGCCATTGTCCCGCGCGAAGGAGACCGTGGACTTGTCACCGGCGAAACGCGCGGCGTACCGACGGTTTCTTTCGGTTATCGCGCGCCGCGCATCCCCTTCGTGCGCAACTACGCGCGCAACGAGCGGTTGTGGCCCCGCCTGGCGCGGGTGATGGTCGAAGCCAGCGCAACACACACGTCACATCATCCGGCAATGATCATTCATGCCCAACACGTTCAGGTTGCGCCTGCCGCTGTGATGGCCGGGCAGCGGCTTGGCGCACCGGTGGTCATCAGTGTGCGCGATCACTGGCCCTGGGATTATTTTGCAACCGGGTTGCACGGCGACCGCATCCCCCATCCCCGTCAGACATGGGCGTCGCTGGCAGCCGATCTGCCCGCTCGCCTGGGACCTTTGCGCGGCGCGGCGGCGCTGCCTGCCATCCCCTATATGCTGGCGCACCTGGCGCGCCGCCGCGCCGTCCTGCGCCAGGCAGACGCCGTGATTGCCGGCAGTCGCTACATCGCCGGACGCCTGGTGGACCTGGTTGAACCTCAACGACTGCACATTATTCCGAATATTGTCGATCTGGCGGCAATTGATGCCGTGATCGCCACTCCCTCGCACCTGGTTGCGCCCGATGAGCGCTTCGTCCTCTATGTCGGCAAACTCGAACGCAATAAAGGAGCGCATCTGCTCGGTGAAATTGTCCGACAGACAGGCGCAGCGCTCCACCGCTACACCCTCGTGATCGCGGGTAGCGGCCCGTTGCGGACGGAACTGGAGCAAACGGTGCGCGCCGTTGGCATGCGCGCCCGATTTCTCGACTGGATCGACCACGACGAGGTGTTACGTTTGATGGCGCGATGTGATCTGTTGCTCTTCCCCTCGGCGTGGGGCGAGCCATTGAGCCGCGTGCTGCTCGAAGCATGCGCCTGCGGCGCGCCTATCCTGGCAATGCCCACCGGCGGCACACCGGACATTATTCTCGATGGAGAAAGCGGCGCACTCGCGGCAACAGTGCCTGGTTTTGCGCGTCGTCTGACCGAACTGCTCGAACGACCGGTCGAGCGCCAGGCGCTTGGCGCCGGAGCACGCCGCCTGGCGGCGCGTCGCTTCGCCCCCGATATCGTTGCCGGGCAGGTGGAACGTCTCTATCAGTCGCTTGTAGCACCGAAGCAGTATGCAGCGCAGTAG